DNA from Variovorax sp. V213:
ATCGGCGCGGGCGGATTCGGCGAACGCATCGTCACGGGGCTGGCACTCAACGACCGCGAGCTGCTCGTGGCGGGCGCGCTGCCGGCCGCGGCGCTGGCGCTGCTGAGCGAGGGGATCTTCGAACTCGTGGAGATGCTGATGCGCCGCCGGCGCCGGACGCCGCCGTCTTCGCTTCCTCCATGAGGCAGTCGCGCAGCAGCGTGGCACCCGCGCCCAGTGTCTTGTCGGCACGGTGGCAAAAGTACGAGTGCTGCTCCGTTCCACCACCTGGGCCGATGCGGCTCACCGGCAATTGCACCAGCGCTCCGGCCGCCAGGTCGTTCGCCACCAGCCACGCCGGCATCTTTCCCCATCCGAGGCCGGCGCGCAGCAATTCGAGCTTGATGTACATGTCGGTCACGCGCCAGGTCGAAGGCGAGAGCACGTCGATGTCGTAGCCCTGGCTGAGCGTGCTGGGGTCTTCCACCACGATCTGCACGTGCTCTGCCGCGGCGGCATCCAGGCCCTTGGCGCCGCGCTGCCCTGCGTGGACCGCCAGCGCATGCGAAGGCGCGGCGACGGCCACCGTATGAAGCTGCATCAGGAATTCGCGGCTGATTTTTTCGTCGGCATGGCCGAAGGCCGCGATGGCGAGATTGCACCGCCCTGAATTCAGGGCATCGATGGTGCCGCCCATGGAGCTGTACTCCACGCGGATGGCGATGCTCGGATACACCGCGTGCATGCCGCGCAAGGCACTGGCCACGAGCGCCGGAGGAAAGAGCGTGTCCACCGCCAGCGCCAGGCCGAGCTCGATGCCCTGTCCGATCCCCTGCGCGCGCGAGCGCAAGGCCTCGACCTTCGACAGGATGACCCGGACGTCGCCCAGCAACGCCTTGCCCGTGGGCGTGAGCACCGGCTTGTGGCCGGAACGATCGAAGAGCCGCACCTGAAGCTGCTCTTCCAGATTGGCGATGGCGTGGCTCACGGCCGACTGCACCCGGTGCAGCCGGTCAGCGCCGGCACGAAAGCTCCCGGCATCCGCCACGGCGACGAACATCTGCATCTGGCTCAGTGTGAGGATGTCCAACATGATCTTAATAATCGATTGAGTTGGTCGATATTATTCGCTTTCATAGATACAGTATTCGCTTCAGAGTGGCGGCATGCACAAGCAATTCGAAATGCCCGGCTCCCCGCCCGCCACCGTACCCCGCTCGCCTTCTTCAACCCACTGGCCCGGCGTCGCCCTGGTCGTGGCCGCCGGTGTGGTGGCGTCCCTCCAGGTCGGCAAGGTCGCCATCGCGGTGCCGCAGTTGCGCACCGACTTCGGCCTCGATCTCTCGATGGTCGGATGGCTCATGGCAGTGTTTTCGCTGCTGGGCGTGCTGGGCGCCGTGCCCGTCGGCGCGTGGGTCGCGCGTGCCGGCGACAGGCGTCTGGTACTCGTCGGCCTGCTGGCCATTGCCGTGGGCAGCACGGCGGGCGCGCTGGCAGGCAGCGTTGCAGCGCTGCTGGCGGGCCGCGTCGTCGAAGGCCTGGGTTTCGTGCTGATCACCATCGCGGGCCCCTCGGTGCTGCAGCGCTTGGTCGCGCCCGGCGGCAAGGACCTTGCGTTCGCGATCTGGAGCTGCTTCATGCCGACCGGGATTGCGATTGCGCTCTTCAGCGGCTCGCTGCAGGGTGGCTGGCGCGGCTTCTGGCTGGGCAATGCCGCGCTTGCGACCGTGCTCGCAGTGCTGTTGCTGCTGGGTGTTTCGCGCGGTTCGAGCGGCCACGAGGCACCGGTGTCATGGCGCGGCATGGCGCGCGATGCGGCTCTCGCCCTCCGAGCCGGCACGCCGGCGCTGATTGCAGCGTCTTTCGTGATCTACAGCCTGCAGTTCTTCGCGCTCTTCAGTTTCCTGCCGGTGCTGCTGATCGAGCGCATGGGCGTGGGCACGGCCACGGCCGGATCGCTGAGCGCCCTGGCCTGCTGTGTCAACGTGGCGGGCAATCTGGTGGCCGGCGTCCTGTTGAAGCGCGGCGCCGCTCGCTGGCTGCTGGCAGCATCGGCCAGCGCCTTGATGGGCCTCTCGGCCATCGGCATCTTCCTGCCGGTGCTCGGCGCGGCGCCAGCCTTTGCGCTGTGCCTGGCCTTCTCCGCCGCGGGCGGCCTGCTTCCCGCCACGCTGATCGGCACCTCGGCCCTCGTGGCGCCGAGCGCGCGGCTGGCGCCAATGTCGATGGGCCTGCTCATGCTCGGGAGCAACCTGGGCCAGATGATCGGCCCCGTGGTCGTGGGCGGCGCGGTGGATTCGCTCGGCTGGCCCGCGGCGGCCGCCATCGTTGCGGTGGCGGGCGTGATCGGCGTGCTGCTTGCGCTCGGGCTGCGGCGCTCTCTGACACGCAGCGGCCACGCCCGATAAGACAGATGGCCGGGCGCACCGCGCCCGGCCTGGAAAGCATCAAGCCAGCGTGTACGCCGTCTTCACCGTGGTGAAGAACTCCTGCGCATACTTGCCCTGCTCGCGCGGACCGTAGCTGGAACCCTTGCGCCCGCCGAACGGCACGTGGTAGTCCACCCCCGCCGTCGGCAGGTTCACCATCACCATGCCGGCCTGGCTGTGGCGCTTGAAGTGCGTGGCGTACTTCAGGCTCGTGGTCGCAATGCCCGCCGAGAGCCCGAACTCCGTGTCGTTGGCCGTGGCCAGCGCCTCCTCGTAGTTCTTCACCCGGATCACACTGGCCACCGGCCCGAAGATCTCTTCCTTGTTGATGCGCATGGCCGCCGCCGATTCGCTGAAGAGGGCCGGCGACATGTAGTAGCCGTCGGTCTCCAGCTTCAGAAGCTCGCCGCCCGCGGCCAGCGTGGCGCCCTCGCCCTTGCCGATGGCGATGTATTCCATGTCCTGGTCGAGCTGCGACTTCGACGAGACCGGGCCCACGTCGGTGCCCTGGGCCAGCGCATCGCCCACCTTGATCCTGGCCATGCGCGCCTTCATCGCCTCGATGAACTGGGGGTAGATGCCCTCGGTCACGATCAGGCGGCTGGAAGCCGTGCAGCGCTGGCCGGTGGAGTAGAAGGCGCTTTGCACGCTCAGCTCCACAGCCTGGGCCAGGTCGGCGTCGTCCAGGATCACCTGCGGGTTCTTGCCGCCCATCTCCAGCTGCACCTTCTTGTGGTTCGTCACGCACTGGATGGCGATGTTGCGGCCCACGCCCACCGAACCGGTGAAGCTGATGGCATGGATGCCGGGGTGGCCGACCAGAGCCTCGCCGATGACGCTGCCGCGGCCCATCACGAGGTTGAACACGCCCGCCGGGATGCCCGAGCGGTGGATGATGTCGGACAGCGCCCAGGCACAGCCGGGCACCAGGTCGGCCGGCTTGAGGACCACGCAGTTGCCGAAAGCCAGGGCCGGGGCGATCTTCCAGGCCGGAATGGCGATGGGGAAGTTCCAGGGGGTGATGAGGCCGACCACGCCGACCGGCTCGCGGGTGATCTCGACACCGATGTTCGGGCGCACGGAGGGCAGCACCTCGCCCGACAGGCGCAGGCATTCGCCGGCGAAGAACTTGAAGATCTGGCCGGCGCGGGTGGCTTCGCCGATGCCTTCGGCGCGGGTCTTGCCTTCTTCGCGCGCCAGCAGGGTGCCGAGCTCTTCCTTGCGCGCGAGGATCTCGGTGCCGATCTTGTCCAGCGCGTCGCTGCGTGCCTGGATGCTGCCGGTGGCCCAGGCGGGGAAGGCGGCGGTGGCGGCGGCCACGGCGGCCTCGACGTCCGCGGCCGTGCCCTGGGCGTACTGGCCCAGCACGTCCGAGAGGTTGCTGGGGTTGAGGTTGGGGCTGTAGCTGGCGCCGGCTCGCCATTCGCCGCCGATCAGGTTGTCGAAGTTTTGCATGTAGGGTTCCTTGCTGCTGCGAAATGGAAAGAAAGAAGCCGGAGCGATGAGGCCGCCCCGGCTGCGGAAAGGGATTCCGAGATTAAACCTTCATCGGACCATGCATGGACGCTTGTTGTCAAAGCTCCAATTGGGGATCAGGTATTGCATGGCCTGCGCATCGTTGCGCGCACCGAGGCCGTGTTTCAGATAGAGCTGATGCGCCTTCTCGACCTCGTCCATGTCGAGCTCCACGCCCAGCCCGCCGCGGGTGGGCACCTTCACGAAGCCGCCTTCGATCTGCAGCGGCGCCTTCGTCAGGCGCTGGCCGTCCTGCCAGATCCAATGGGTATCGATGGCGGTGACCTTGCCCGGTGCCGCGGCCGCCACATGCGTGAACATGGCGAGCGACACATCGAAGTGGTTGTTCGAATGCGAACCCCAGGTCAGGCCCCAGGCCTGGCACAGCTGCGCCACGCGCACCGAGCCCTGCAGGGTCCAGAAGTGCGGGTCGGCCAGCGGAATGTCGACCGACTGCAGCGAGAGGCTGTGCACCATCTCGCGCCAATCGGTGGCGACCATGTTGGTGGCGGTAGGCAGGCCCGTGGCGCGGCGGAACTCGGCCATCACCTCGCGTCCGGAGAACACGCCTTCGGCACCGCACGGGTCTTCGGCATAGGCCATGACGCCGTGCAGGTCGCGGCACAGGCGAATCGCGTCCTGCAGCAGCCAGCCGCCGTTCGGGTCGAGCGTGACGCGCGCCTTCGGAAAGCGCTCGTGCAGCGCACGGATGGCCTCGACTTCTTCTTCGCCGCGCAGCACGCCGCCCTTGAGCTTGAAATCGGTGAAGCCGTAGCGCGCATGCGTGGCCTCGGCCAGGCGCACGATGGCTTCGGGCGTCATCGCTTCTTCATGGCGCAGGCGGAACCAGTCGTTGCCGGCGCCGGGGTCGCTCTCGTACGGCAGATCGGTCTTGGTGCGATCGCCCACGTAGAACAGGTAGCCGAGCATCTGCACCGCATCGCGCTGCTGGCCTTCGCCGAGCAGTGCCGCCACCGGCACTTCGAGATGCTGGCCCAGCAGATCGAGCAGCGCGGCTTCGACGGCCGTCACCGCATGAATGGTCACGCGCAGGTCGAAGGTCTGCTGGCCGCGGCCGCCGCTGTCGCGGTTGGCAAACGCGCCGCGCATGCTGTTGAGCACCGCGTTGTGCTTGCCCAGGGGCTGGCCCACGATGAGGTCGCGCGCATCCTCGAGCGTCTGGCGGATCTTCTCGCCGCCCGGCACTTCGCCGACGCCGGTGTGGCCCGCACTGTCGGTCAGGATCAGCAGGTTGCGGGTGAAGAACGGGCCGTGCGCGCCGCTCAGGTTCATCAGCATGCTGTCGTGGCCCGCGACGGGCACGACGCGCATGCCGGTGACCACGGGCGCGCCGGAGATGGGGGAAGTGGAGGCTGAAAGTGTCATTTGCGCGAACCCTGGGGAAATGCAGTGCTTAGATTCTCACGGCCTGGCGTGCCAGCAGCTTCCAGTCGCCGCCCTGCTTCTGCCAGACGCCGAGGATCTTCAGCGCCACCTTGCCGGGCTTGCCCGAATCGTTGGTATCGGCCGCGAGCGTGTGGCGCACGATGGCCGTCTGGCCGTCGACCACCTTGACGGTCTGGTCGCTGATCGTGATGGCCACGAAGTCCGACTTGCCGGCGACGAGGTCGCCGATGAAGCTGGCCTTGGTGTCGACCCTGCCGCTCGAATGACCGTAGCTCAGGTCGTCGGCCACCAGCGCACCGAGGGCGGCGGGCGTCGGGTCGATCATCGCAATGCGCAGCCGCTCCGCGGCCGCGGCCACTGCCGGTTCGGCCGGGGCGCCGCCGCCGGCCGGAACCATGGCGCAGCCCGTGAAAAGAACGGCCGACGCCGCGATGAGAAGAAGCTTCTTCATGAGCATGTCTTGTTGTCTCCGTTGTTGGTTTTCTCGACCCGGCCGCTTACTGCGGACCGAGCGCGTCGATCAGCGCCTTGAGCTGTTCCATCTCGTCGGGCTTCAGGTCGGTGAGCGGCGCGCGCACCGGGCCGGCGTCGTGGCCGACGATCTTGGCTCCGGCCTTGACGATGCTCACTGCATAGCCCGGCGTGCGGTTGCGCAACTCAAGATAGGGCATGAAGAAGTTCTTCAGCAGGCGATGCTGGGTGGCCATGTCGTCATCGCGCACGGCTTCATAGAACTGCACCGCAGTCTTCGGAATGAAGTTGAACACGGCCGACGAATACACCGGTGTGCCCATGGCCTTGTAGGCCGCGGCATAGACCTCGGCCGTGGGCAGGCCGCCCAGGTAGGCGAAGCGGTCGCCCATCTTCTGGTAGATGGCAACCATGGCTTCGATGTCGCCGATGCCGTCCTTGAAACCGACCAGGTTCGGATTGCGCTCGGCCAGGCCGGCGAGCGTGTCGGGCTTGAGGCGGCTGGTGGCGCGGTTGTAGACGATGACGCCGAACTTCACGCTCTTGCACACCGCTTCGACGTGCGCGGCCAGGCCTTCCTGGCCGGCTTCAGTCAGGTAGTGCGGCAGCAGCAGGATGCCGTGTGCGCCGGCCTTCTCGGCCGCTTGCGCGCACTGGATCGCAAAGCGCGTCGGGCCGCCGGCGCCGGCAATGATCGGCACCACGCCGCGGCAGGTGTCGACCGCGCTCTGGATGATGCCGGGGTACTCGTCGCCGGTCAGCGAGAAGAATTCGCCCGTGCCGCCGGCCGCGAACAGCGCGCTCGCGCCGTAGGGGGCGAGCCATTCGAGACGCTTCTCGTAGCCCTTCCGGTTGAAGTCGCCGTTCGCGTCGAAGTCGGTCAGCGGGAACGAGAGCAGGCCGGAGCCCATGATGGATTTAAGTTCTTGAGGGTTCATCGAGACACCAATGAGAGTGGGTTAAAAAATGGATCCGTTCTTTTCGTGGACTGCCGCGGAACCGGCTCCGCCGGGCCGCTGGCAGTGCCCCCGGAAGGGGGTTGGCGAAGCGACACGAAGTGCGCGCAGACTGGGGGAGAACCTATTAATCCAGCTTGATGCCGGCGTCGGCAACCACCTTGGCCCAGCGCGTGCGTTCCTTGCCGAAGAACTGCTCTTCCTCGGCCGGCGCCATGGTCACGACCTCGGCGCCCTGCCCTGCAAGGCGCGAGCGGATGTCGGCCGCGCGAATGACCGTGATGAGTTCCTTGTTGAGGCGCTGCACGATGGCGTCGGGCGTGCCCTTGGCAACCCGCACGCCTTGCCAGGTGCCCGATTCGAAGCCGGCCACGCCCTGCTCCGCGATGGTAGGCACGTCGCCGATCAGCGGCATGCGCGTCGATTTCGAAACGCCGAGCACCTTGAGCTTGCCGCTTTGCACATGCGGCAAGGTGGCCAGCATGCCGTTCATCAGAATCTGGGTCTGGCCGGCGACCGTGTCCTGCACCGCCTGCACGCCGCCCTTGTAGGGCACGTACTGCCAGCGCGCACCGCTGGCACGCTCGAGCGCCACGCCGGCAAGATGCGGCGCGCTGCCGGTGGCGGTCACGGCAAAATTGATTTCCGACTTCTTCGACAGTGCGATCAGGTCCTTCAGGTTGTTGGCCTGGACCGACGGATGCACCACCAGCAAGTGCGGCGAATAGGCCAGCATGGTCACGCCGCGCAGATCCTTGGAGGGGTCGAAAGGCAGCCGCGTGTAGACCGACGGGCTGATAGCGAGCGCGCCGACGTCGCACAGGAGCAGCGTGTAGCCATCGGGTTTCGACTTGGCGACGAAATCGGCGCCCAGGTTGCCGTTGGCACCCGGCTTGTTCTCGACGATGACCGGTTGGCCGAGCGCCTCCGACAGCGGCTGGCTGATGGAGCGGGCAATGATGTCGGACGAACCGCCCGGCGGGTACGGCACCACGATGCGCACAGGTTTGGAGGGCCAGGTGTCGGCGGCATGCACGCCACCGGCCGCAAGCACGCCGCCCCCAAGGGCGCCGAGCATCAGGTCACGTCTTTTCAAGCTCATTCAGGTCTCCTGTCGGATTGTGTTGTCAGTCATCGTACAACCACAAATGACGCTTGTCCAGCTTTGGCAATGAATTTTGCTCAGGAAGCGGCCGGCGGCGTGTTGGCCGTGGCTTGTTGCGCCGCTTCTTGTGCCACGCGCAGCCGCTCGCGGCTGTTGGTCAGGTGGATGCGCATGGCCGCGCGAGCCGACTCCGGATCGCGGCGCGCAATGGCCGCATAGATCTCTTCGTGCTCGCGGTTGACGCGGCTCAGGTACTCGCCGCGCCGGTCGTAGTTGCGAATGGCTGTGATGCGCGTGCGCGGGATGATCGTGGTGCCCAGGTGGCTCATGATGTCCGCGAAATACGGGTTGCCGGTGGCTTGGGCGATCTGCAGGTGAAAGCGGAAATCGGGCGCCACGGTGTCCCCGGCCACCGCCACGTTGCGCTCGAAATCGTCGAGCGCCTGGCGCATGGCGAGCAGGTGCTCCTCGGTGCGGCGCGAGGCGGCCAGGCCCGCGGATTCGGTCTCCAGGCTGATGCGAAGCTCGAGCACCGCCAGCACGTCCACCGAGGTGGCGATGTCGGCGGAATCGAGCCGGAACATGCCCGCTGCGCGCGGCTGCAGCACGAAGGTGCCGACGCCATGGTGCGTTTCGACCAGCCCGGCGGCCTGCAGCTTCGACAGCGCCTCGCGCACCACCGTTCGGCTCACGCCGAAGGACTTCATGATGGCTGATTCGGTGGGCAGCTTGTCGCCGGGGCGCAGCGACTGGTTGCGGATTTTCTCGCCCAGGTCTTCCACCAACCCGTGGGCCAGGCCGCGCGGGCGCGGGCGCCCCACAAAGGAGGCACCGGCAGCAGCGTCTGCCGCCGCATCCGAAATTGAGGGATTACCCGTAGCCGTTTGGACCATGGTCAAGATAATAATCCCCTATTAGTTGTACGACAACAGATAACTTATCACTAGTTCGCCGTAAGTGCCCGTCCACCCATCGGCCGTTATTTGAACTGGCGCGGCATGGGAGATGAAGCCGCGTGCTGGCCAGCTTTCGTGACTGCCCTATCGCCCTGGACCCAACCCATTCACACGCCACCACACATGTCGACGTCCTCACAAACTTCCAACAACAAGCTGCACCGGATCCTGCTGACCGGCGCGGCCGGCGGCCTGGGCAAGGTACTGCGCGAACGCCTGCGCCCCTTTGCCGGGATCCTGCGTCTTTCGGACATCGCCGCGATCGCGCCTTCCGAGGGTGCGCACGAAGAAGTGGTGGCCTGCGACCTGTCGGACAAGGCGGCAGTCCATGCGCTGGTCGAGGGCTGCGACGCCATCGTGCACCTTGGCGGCGTCTCGGTCGAGCGCCCGTTCGAGGAAATTCTCGAGGCCAACATCAAGGGCGTGTTCAACGTCTACGAAGCCGCCCGCCGTCACGGTGTGAAGCGCGTGGTGTTCGCAAGCTCCAACCATGTGATCGGCTTTCACAAGCAGACCGATCGGCTCGATGCCAGCGCCCAGCGCCGGCCCGACGGCTACTACGGCCTGTCGAAATCGTTCGGCGAGGACGTCGCGCAGTTCTACTTCGACCGCTACGGCATCGAGACGGTGAGCATCCGCATCGGCTCCTCGTTCCCCGAGCCGCTCAACCGCCGGATGATGAGCACCTGGCTCAGCTACCGCGACCTCACTTCGCTGATCGAGAAATCGATCTTCACGCCCGGCGTGAAGCACACGATCGTCTACGGCATGTCGGCCAACCGCGACGTCTGGTGGGACAACAGCGCGGCGGCGCACCTGGGCTTCGTGCCGCAGGACACCTCCGAAGTATTCCGCGACAAGGTCGAGGCCCAGCCTCCCGTGGCGCCGACCGACCCCAACGCCATCTACCAAGGCGGCGCCTTCACGGCGCAGGGCCCGTTCGGCGACCAATGACAGCCGGCATGCAGGCCGAACTCGTTCTCGATGCGAGGTGCGCGACCGGCGAAAGCCCGGTCTGGCGCGCCGATGAGCAGGCGCTCTACTGGGTCGACATTCCGGCGCGGCAACTGCACCGCTGGCACGCCGCGACCGGCCATCACAGTTGCTGGACCGGCGACGAAATGCTGGCCTGCATCGCGCCGCGTGCCGGCCATCCGGGCCAATGGATCGCCGGCATGGAAAGCGGACTGTTCGCCATCGCCACGCGCGCCGACGGCACGCTGGCCGCGAGCCCCATTGCGAGCGCCGTCCACGCGGAACGCGGCATGCGCTTCAACGATGGCCGCTGCGACCGCCAGGGCCGCTTCTGGGCCGGCACCATGCAGATGGACATGGCGGCAGCCCACGAGGTCGGCCGCGTGTACCGCTACCAGGGCGATGTGAATGCGGAGGTCGCCCTGCGCGCGCAGTTCGAACACATGATCGTTCCCAACGGCCTCGCCTTCAGCCCCGACGGCAAGACCATGTACCTCTCCGATTCGCATCCGGCGGTGCAGACCATCTGGGCTTTCGACTACGACACCGACAGCGGCACGCCGCATGGCCGACGCGTGTTCGTCGACATGAAGCCGTTGCCGGGACGCCCCGACGGAGCGGCCGTGGACGCCGATGGCTGCTACTGGATCTGCGGCAACGACGCCGGGCTCGTTCACCGCTTCACGCCCGAGGGACGGCTCGACCGCTCCCTTGCCGTGCCGGTGAAGAAGCCCGCGATGTGCGCCTTTGGCGGCCCGCAACTCGACACGCTCTACGTGACATCGATCCGCCCCGGAGGCGACCTGTCCGATCAACCGCTGGCGGGCGGCGTATTCGCGCTGCACCCGGGCATCAAGGGGCTTGCGGAACCCGAATGCCGTTTCTGACTGCTTTTCAACCACCAACCCCAAGAGGAAGACAAATGAAATACACCCGCCACCTCATCGCGCTGGCCGTCGCCGCCTGCGCCATGGCAGCCAACGCGGTCGAGTTCCGCTCGGCCGACGTGCACAACAGCGACGACTACCCCACCGTCGCGGCGGTCAAGTACATGAGCGAACTGCTCGACAAGCGCAGCAACGGCAAGTACAAGATCAAGGTATTCAACAAGAGCGCACTCGGCAGCGAAAAGGAAACGCTCGACCAGGTCAAGATCGGCGCGCTCGAAATGAACCGCGTCAACATCAGTGCGCTGAATTCGATCTGCCCCAAGACGCTGGTGCCGACGATGCCTTTCCTGTTCGACTCGATCGCGCACATGCGCAAGTCGCTCGACGGACCCATCGGCGAAGAGATCCTGAAGGGCTGCGAACATGAAGGCCTGGTCGGCCTGGCCTTCTACGACAGCGGCGCGCGCTCGATCTACGCCAAGAAGCCGGTGAAGACGCTGGCCGACGCGAAGGGACTCAAGATCCGAGTGCAGCAGTCCGACCTGTGGGTCGCGCTGGTGAGCGCCATGGGCGCCAATGCCACGCCAATGCCCGCCGGCGAAGTGTTCACCGCCCTCAAGACCGGGCTCATCGATGCCGCGGAAAACAACATTCCCTCTTACGACGGCTTCAAGCACTACGAAGCGGT
Protein-coding regions in this window:
- the kdgD gene encoding 5-dehydro-4-deoxyglucarate dehydratase; translation: MNPQELKSIMGSGLLSFPLTDFDANGDFNRKGYEKRLEWLAPYGASALFAAGGTGEFFSLTGDEYPGIIQSAVDTCRGVVPIIAGAGGPTRFAIQCAQAAEKAGAHGILLLPHYLTEAGQEGLAAHVEAVCKSVKFGVIVYNRATSRLKPDTLAGLAERNPNLVGFKDGIGDIEAMVAIYQKMGDRFAYLGGLPTAEVYAAAYKAMGTPVYSSAVFNFIPKTAVQFYEAVRDDDMATQHRLLKNFFMPYLELRNRTPGYAVSIVKAGAKIVGHDAGPVRAPLTDLKPDEMEQLKALIDALGPQ
- a CDS encoding TRAP transporter substrate-binding protein, which codes for MKYTRHLIALAVAACAMAANAVEFRSADVHNSDDYPTVAAVKYMSELLDKRSNGKYKIKVFNKSALGSEKETLDQVKIGALEMNRVNISALNSICPKTLVPTMPFLFDSIAHMRKSLDGPIGEEILKGCEHEGLVGLAFYDSGARSIYAKKPVKTLADAKGLKIRVQQSDLWVALVSAMGANATPMPAGEVFTALKTGLIDAAENNIPSYDGFKHYEAVKFYSRTEHSMAPEMLVMSKAVYDKLPKADQDLFRATAKESVAFQRKKWDEQEAKSLEVVTKGGAQIIADVDKASFRAAMTPVYTKFISTPDLQRLVKAVQDNK
- a CDS encoding Bug family tripartite tricarboxylate transporter substrate binding protein yields the protein MLGALGGGVLAAGGVHAADTWPSKPVRIVVPYPPGGSSDIIARSISQPLSEALGQPVIVENKPGANGNLGADFVAKSKPDGYTLLLCDVGALAISPSVYTRLPFDPSKDLRGVTMLAYSPHLLVVHPSVQANNLKDLIALSKKSEINFAVTATGSAPHLAGVALERASGARWQYVPYKGGVQAVQDTVAGQTQILMNGMLATLPHVQSGKLKVLGVSKSTRMPLIGDVPTIAEQGVAGFESGTWQGVRVAKGTPDAIVQRLNKELITVIRAADIRSRLAGQGAEVVTMAPAEEEQFFGKERTRWAKVVADAGIKLD
- a CDS encoding CynX/NimT family MFS transporter, which translates into the protein MHKQFEMPGSPPATVPRSPSSTHWPGVALVVAAGVVASLQVGKVAIAVPQLRTDFGLDLSMVGWLMAVFSLLGVLGAVPVGAWVARAGDRRLVLVGLLAIAVGSTAGALAGSVAALLAGRVVEGLGFVLITIAGPSVLQRLVAPGGKDLAFAIWSCFMPTGIAIALFSGSLQGGWRGFWLGNAALATVLAVLLLLGVSRGSSGHEAPVSWRGMARDAALALRAGTPALIAASFVIYSLQFFALFSFLPVLLIERMGVGTATAGSLSALACCVNVAGNLVAGVLLKRGAARWLLAASASALMGLSAIGIFLPVLGAAPAFALCLAFSAAGGLLPATLIGTSALVAPSARLAPMSMGLLMLGSNLGQMIGPVVVGGAVDSLGWPAAAAIVAVAGVIGVLLALGLRRSLTRSGHAR
- a CDS encoding SMP-30/gluconolactonase/LRE family protein, which codes for MQAELVLDARCATGESPVWRADEQALYWVDIPARQLHRWHAATGHHSCWTGDEMLACIAPRAGHPGQWIAGMESGLFAIATRADGTLAASPIASAVHAERGMRFNDGRCDRQGRFWAGTMQMDMAAAHEVGRVYRYQGDVNAEVALRAQFEHMIVPNGLAFSPDGKTMYLSDSHPAVQTIWAFDYDTDSGTPHGRRVFVDMKPLPGRPDGAAVDADGCYWICGNDAGLVHRFTPEGRLDRSLAVPVKKPAMCAFGGPQLDTLYVTSIRPGGDLSDQPLAGGVFALHPGIKGLAEPECRF
- the gudD gene encoding glucarate dehydratase is translated as MTLSASTSPISGAPVVTGMRVVPVAGHDSMLMNLSGAHGPFFTRNLLILTDSAGHTGVGEVPGGEKIRQTLEDARDLIVGQPLGKHNAVLNSMRGAFANRDSGGRGQQTFDLRVTIHAVTAVEAALLDLLGQHLEVPVAALLGEGQQRDAVQMLGYLFYVGDRTKTDLPYESDPGAGNDWFRLRHEEAMTPEAIVRLAEATHARYGFTDFKLKGGVLRGEEEVEAIRALHERFPKARVTLDPNGGWLLQDAIRLCRDLHGVMAYAEDPCGAEGVFSGREVMAEFRRATGLPTATNMVATDWREMVHSLSLQSVDIPLADPHFWTLQGSVRVAQLCQAWGLTWGSHSNNHFDVSLAMFTHVAAAAPGKVTAIDTHWIWQDGQRLTKAPLQIEGGFVKVPTRGGLGVELDMDEVEKAHQLYLKHGLGARNDAQAMQYLIPNWSFDNKRPCMVR
- a CDS encoding nuclear transport factor 2 family protein, whose product is MLMKKLLLIAASAVLFTGCAMVPAGGGAPAEPAVAAAAERLRIAMIDPTPAALGALVADDLSYGHSSGRVDTKASFIGDLVAGKSDFVAITISDQTVKVVDGQTAIVRHTLAADTNDSGKPGKVALKILGVWQKQGGDWKLLARQAVRI
- a CDS encoding FadR/GntR family transcriptional regulator — translated: MVQTATGNPSISDAAADAAAGASFVGRPRPRGLAHGLVEDLGEKIRNQSLRPGDKLPTESAIMKSFGVSRTVVREALSKLQAAGLVETHHGVGTFVLQPRAAGMFRLDSADIATSVDVLAVLELRISLETESAGLAASRRTEEHLLAMRQALDDFERNVAVAGDTVAPDFRFHLQIAQATGNPYFADIMSHLGTTIIPRTRITAIRNYDRRGEYLSRVNREHEEIYAAIARRDPESARAAMRIHLTNSRERLRVAQEAAQQATANTPPAAS
- a CDS encoding aldehyde dehydrogenase family protein; protein product: MQNFDNLIGGEWRAGASYSPNLNPSNLSDVLGQYAQGTAADVEAAVAAATAAFPAWATGSIQARSDALDKIGTEILARKEELGTLLAREEGKTRAEGIGEATRAGQIFKFFAGECLRLSGEVLPSVRPNIGVEITREPVGVVGLITPWNFPIAIPAWKIAPALAFGNCVVLKPADLVPGCAWALSDIIHRSGIPAGVFNLVMGRGSVIGEALVGHPGIHAISFTGSVGVGRNIAIQCVTNHKKVQLEMGGKNPQVILDDADLAQAVELSVQSAFYSTGQRCTASSRLIVTEGIYPQFIEAMKARMARIKVGDALAQGTDVGPVSSKSQLDQDMEYIAIGKGEGATLAAGGELLKLETDGYYMSPALFSESAAAMRINKEEIFGPVASVIRVKNYEEALATANDTEFGLSAGIATTSLKYATHFKRHSQAGMVMVNLPTAGVDYHVPFGGRKGSSYGPREQGKYAQEFFTTVKTAYTLA
- a CDS encoding NAD-dependent epimerase/dehydratase family protein; translation: MSTSSQTSNNKLHRILLTGAAGGLGKVLRERLRPFAGILRLSDIAAIAPSEGAHEEVVACDLSDKAAVHALVEGCDAIVHLGGVSVERPFEEILEANIKGVFNVYEAARRHGVKRVVFASSNHVIGFHKQTDRLDASAQRRPDGYYGLSKSFGEDVAQFYFDRYGIETVSIRIGSSFPEPLNRRMMSTWLSYRDLTSLIEKSIFTPGVKHTIVYGMSANRDVWWDNSAAAHLGFVPQDTSEVFRDKVEAQPPVAPTDPNAIYQGGAFTAQGPFGDQ